Proteins encoded together in one Camelina sativa cultivar DH55 chromosome 9, Cs, whole genome shotgun sequence window:
- the LOC104710692 gene encoding probable prolyl 4-hydroxylase 6: MILAFLYKRFLSDEECDHLINLAKGKLEKSRVVTDDGTGASAESEERTSSGMFLSKRQDDIVAKVEARLAAWTFLPEENGEPLQILHYENGQKYEPHFDFYYDQETLKNGGHRFATVLMYLSNVTKGGETVFPMWEGKIHQLKDDSWTECAKQGYAVKPRKGDALLFFSLHLNATTDPTSLHGSCPVIEGEKWSATRWIHVRSFGKRQSGCVDENESCEIWAMEGECEKNPGYMVGSEKELGFCRKSCKACSA; the protein is encoded by the exons ATGATTTT GGCTTTTTTATACAAGAGATTTCTTTCAGATGAAGAATGTGATCATTTGATTAACTTG GCAAAAGGAAAGCTTGAGAAGTCAAGGGTGGTGACTGATGATGGTACGGGTGCGAGTGCTGAAAGTGAAGAACGCACAAGTTCTGGAATGTTTCTTTCCAAAAGACAA GATGATATAGTAGCTAAAGTGGAGGCTAGACTTGCTGCATGGACCTTTCTTCCGGAGG AAAATGGGGAACCCTTACAAATATTGCATTATGAGAATGGTCAGAAATATGAACCGCATTTTGACTTCTATTACGACCAGGAAACTCTAAAGAACGGCGGGCATCGGTTCGCCACTGTACTGATGTACTTGTCCAATGTCACAAAGGGTGGAGAAACAGTTTTTCCCATGTGGGAG GGTAAAATACATCAGCTGAAAGACGATAGCTGGACGGAATGTGCTAAACAAGGTTATGCAg TGAAACCGAGGAAAGGGGACGCATTGTTGTTCTTCAGTCTCCATCTAAATGCAACCACGGATCCAACAAGCTTACATGGAAGTTGTCCGGTGATTGAAGGAGAGAAGTGGTCAGCGACCAGATGGATTCATGTTAGGTCATTTGGTAAGAGGCAATCTGGGTGTGTGGACGAGAATGAAAGCTGTGAAATATGGGCCATGGAAGGGGAATGCGAAAAGAATCCAGGTTACATGGTGGGTTCAGAAAAAGAACTTGGATTTTGCAGAAAGAGCTGCAAAGCTTGCTCAGCTTAg
- the LOC104710694 gene encoding AAA-ATPase At3g28510 — MLETGAIWGLTGTTVTSFMFFWAMYKQYVPHEFRAYVEKYFNKMIGWISYYVHIKFTEYTEEGLKRSQAYDSIRNYLASKSTTLAKRLKANESKNSKSLVFSMDDHEEIEDEFEGVKVKWHSNVKVTQPQHSYGRSISDERRYFTLTFHRRHRGMIIETYLDHVLREGKAIGLNKRERKLYTNNSSQEWYPWRSGKWSNVPFHHPATFETLAMDPVKKEGIKKDLIKFSKGEDYYRKVGKPWKRGYLLFGPPGTGKSTMIAAIANFLDYDVYDLELTTVKDNSDLKKLLLDTKGKSIIVIEDIDCSLDLTGQRKKKKDDDEDEDGEEKKKEDDKKPKVEEKQSKVTLSGLLNSIDGLWSACSGEKIIVFTTNFVDKLDPALIRRGRMDNHIEMSYCKFEAFKVLAKNYLDIETHELYEEIERKLEETDMSPADVAETLMPKSDEEDADICIKRLVKTLEEEKEKARKLAEEEEKKKTEKEAKKKKKAEEAEEKKRVEEEEKKEKTEEEVKKGKEQNGDVAKQNGCN; from the coding sequence ATGCTTGAGACCGGAGCGATATGGGGATTAACCGGCACGACAGTGACGAGCTTTATGTTCTTCTGGGCGATGTACAAACAATACGTCCCTCACGAATTCCGAGCCTACGTGGAGAAATACTTCAACAAGATGATTGGGTGGATCTCTTACTACGTTCACATCAAATTCACCGAGTACACAGAAGAAGGTCTCAAGAGAAGTCAAGCCTACGATTCCATACGCAACTACTTGGCCTCGAAATCTACGACTCTTGCTAAGAGACTAAAGGCCAACGAGTCGAAAAATAGCAAATCGTTGGTGTTTAGTATGGACGATcatgaagaaattgaagatgaGTTTGAAGGTGTGAAGGTGAAGTGGCATTCAAATGTGAAAGTGACTCAGCCTCAGCATAGTTATGGTCGAAGCATCTCAGACGAGAGAAGGTACTTTACGCTTACTTTCCATAGACGACACCGAGGTATGATCATTGAGACTTATCTTGATCATGTTTTGAGAGAAGGGAAAGCTATTGGGTTgaataagagagagaggaagctCTACACTAATAACTCGAGTCAAGAATGGTATCCATGGAGATCAGGAAAGTGGAGTAACGTTCCTTTTCATCACCCTGCTACGTTTGAAACTTTGGCTATGGATCCTGTAAAGAAAGAAGGGATTAAGAAGGATTTGATAAAGTTTAGCAAAGGAGAAGATTACTATCGGAAGGTTGGGAAGCCATGGAAGCGGGGTTATCTCTTGTTCGGCCCGCCCGGGACAGGGAAATCGACTATGATAGCTGCAATAGCAAATTTCTTGGACTATGATGTGTATGATCTTGAGCTGACGACCGTGAAGGATAACTCGgacttgaagaagttgttgttggaTACAAAAGGTAAGTCTATCATTGTGATTGAAGATATTGATTGCTCTCTTGATCTTACGGggcagagaaagaagaagaaagatgatgatgaagatgaggatggagaggagaagaagaaggaagatgacAAGAAGCCAAAGGTGGAAGAGAAGCAAAGCAAAGTTACTTTGTCAGGGTTATTGAACTCCATTGATGGGTTATGGTCAGCTTGTAGTGGTGAGAAGATCATAGTGTTCACAACTAATTTTGTGGATAAGCTCGATCCAGCATTGATACGTAGAGGAAGAATGGACAACCACATTGAGATGTCTTATTGCAAGTTTGAAGCATTTAAGGTTTTGGCTAAGAACTACTTGGATATTGAAACACATGAATTGTATGAAGAAATCGAGAGAAAGCTCGAAGAAACCGATATGTCCCCAGCGGATGTTGCTGAGACTTTGATGCCGAagtctgatgaagaagatgcagaTATTTGCATCAAACGTTTGGTCAAGACtttggaggaagagaaggaaaaagcAAGGAAGTtggctgaggaagaagagaagaagaaaactgagAAGGAagcgaaaaagaagaagaaagcagaggaagcggaggagaagaagagagtagaggaagaagagaagaaggagaagacagAGGAAGAAGTGAAGAAGGGCAAGGAGCAAAACGGCGACGTTGCTAAGCAAAATGGTTGCaactaa
- the LOC104710696 gene encoding extensin-2-like isoform X2 — protein MRSSSKMGPSAHLISALGVIIMATMVVAYEPYTYSSPPPPYSTPSPKVDYKSPPPVYSSPHPPPYYSPSPKVEYKSPPPPYVYSSPPPPYYSPSPKVDYKSPPPPYVYSSPPPPYYSPSPKVEYKSPPPPYVYSSPPPPYYSPSPKVDYKSPPPPYVYSSPPPPYYSPSPKVDYKSPPPPYVYSSPPPPYYSPSPKVDYKSPPPPYVYSSPPPPYYSPSPKVVYKSPPPPYVYTSPPPPYYSPAPKVDYKSPPPPYVYSSPPPPYYSPSPKVVYKSPPPPYVYNSPPPPYYSPSPKVDYKSPPPPYVYNSPPPPYYSPSPKVDYKSPPPPYVYSSPPPPYYSPSPKVVYKSPPPPYVYSSPPPPYYSPSPKVVYMSPPPPYVYSSPPPPYYSPSPKVVYKSPPPPYVYSSPPPPYYSPSPKVVYKSPPTPYVYSSPPPPYYSPAPKVHYKSPPPPYVYSSPPPPHYSPSPKVVYKSPPPSYVYSSPPPPYYSPSPKVVYKSPPPPYVYSSPPPPYYSPAPKVDYKSPPPPYVYSSPPPPYYSPSPKVVYDSPPPPYVYSSPPPPYYSPSPKVDYKSPPPPYVYSSPPPSYYSPSPKVDYKSPPPPYVYSSPPPPYYSPAPKVNYKSPPPPYVYSSPPPSYYSPSPKVDYKSPPPPYVYSSPPPPYYSPSPKVVYKSPPPPYVYNSPPPPTYTPSPKTEY, from the exons atgagatcttCTTCTAAGATGGGGCCTTCTGCCCATCTCATTTCCGCTCTAGGAGTTATCATCATGGCAACAATGGTTGTTGCTTATGAGCCATACACATAtagttctccaccaccaccgtattCTACACCATCTCCTAAG GTTGACTACAAATCTCCACCACCTGTATACAGTTCCCCACATCCACcgccatactactctccatctCCAAAGGTTGAgtacaagtctcctccaccaccgtatgtttacagctctccaccaccaccatactactctccatcccctaaggtagactacaaatctcctccaccaccgtatgtttacagctccccaccaccaccatattattctccatcccctaaggtagaatacaagtctcctccaccaccgtatgtttacagctccccaccaccaccatactattctccatcccctaaggtagactacaagtctcctcctccaccatatgtctacagctctccaccaccaccatactactctccatcccctaaggttgactacaagtctcctccaccaccgtatgtttacagttccccaccaccaccatactactctccatcgcctaaggtagactacaagtctcctcctccaccatatgtttacagttctccaccaccaccatactactctccatccccAAAGGTTGtatacaagtctcctcctccaccatatgtctacacctctccaccaccaccatactactcccCAGCACCTAAGGttgactacaagtctcctccaccaccttacgtttacagttccccaccaccaccatactactctccatccccAAAGGTTGtatacaagtctcctcctccaccatatgtctacaactctccaccaccaccgtactactctccatccccaaaggtagactacaagtctcctccaccaccatatgtcTACAACTCGCCACCACCcccatactactctccatcccctaaggtagactacaagtctcctccaccaccatatgtttacagttccccaccaccaccatactactctccatccccTAAAGTTGtatacaagtctcctccaccaccgtatgtttatagttccccaccaccaccgtacTACTCTCCATCCCCTAAGGTTGTATACatgtctcctcctccaccatatgtctacagctctccaccaccaccgtattACTCTCCATCCCCTAAAGTTGTTTACAAGTCTCCCCCTCCCCCATATGTCtacagttctccaccaccaccatattaTTCTCCATCCCCTAAGGTTGTATACAAGTCTCCACCTACCCCATATGTCTAcagctctccaccaccaccatactactctccagcccCAAAGGTAcactacaagtctcctccaccaccgtatgtttacagctccccaccaccaccacactACTCTCCATCCCCTAAG gttgtatacaagtctcctcctccatcgTATGTCTACAGTTCGCCACCACCCCCATATTATTCTCCATCCCCTAAGGTTGtatacaagtctcctccaccaccatacgtctacagctctccaccaccaccatattaTTCTCCAGcccctaaggtagactacaagtctcctccaccaccgtatgtttacagctccccaccaccaccatattacTCTCCATCCCCTAAAGTTGTATATGATTCTCCTCCTCCCCCATATGTCTATagttcaccaccaccaccatactattctccatcccctaaggtagactacaagtctcctcccccaccgtatgtttacagttctccaccaccatcATACTACTCTCCATCGCCTAAagtagactacaagtctcctcccccaccgtatgtttacagttccccaccaccaccttaCTACTCTCCAGCACCTAAGGTTaactacaagtctcctccaccaccgtatgtttacagttctccaccaccatcATACTACTCTCCATCGCCTAAagtagactacaagtctcctccaccaccatatgtttacagttccccaccaccaccatactactctccatctCCTAAGGTTGtatacaagtctcctcctcccCCGTATGTCTACAATTCTCCACCCCCACCAACGTACACACCTTCTCCCAAAACTGAGTACTAA
- the LOC104710693 gene encoding 60S acidic ribosomal protein P2-3: MKVIAAFLLAKLGGNENPTSNDLKKILESVGAEIDESRIDLLFSLIKDHDVTELIAAGREKMAALSSGGPAVAMVGGGDGGAAAAAEPAAESKKKVEEVKEESSDGEGMMGLFD; this comes from the coding sequence ATGAAGGTGATCGCTGCTTTTCTCCTCGCTAAGCTCGGAGGAAACGAGAACCCAACTTCAAATGATCTGAAGAAGATCTTGGAGTCCGTTGGTGCTGAGATCGATGAATCGAGGATAGATCTGTTGTTTTCTCTGATCAAGGATCATGATGTGACGGAGCTTATCGCTGCTGGGAGGGAGAAGATGGCTGCTTTGTCTTCTGGTGGTCCAGCTGTTGCTATGGTTGGAGGAGGTGATGGTGGAGCTGCTGCTGCGGCTGAGCCAGCTGCTGAGTCTAAGAAGAAGGTTGAAGAGGTCAAAGAGGAGTCTTCTGATGGTGAAGGCATGATGGGTCTCTTTGATTGA
- the LOC104710696 gene encoding extensin-2-like isoform X1, whose protein sequence is MRSSSKMGPSAHLISALGVIIMATMVVAYEPYTYSSPPPPYSTPSPKVDYKSPPPVYSSPHPPPYYSPSPKVEYKSPPPPYVYSSPPPPYYSPSPKVDYKSPPPPYVYSSPPPPYYSPSPKVEYKSPPPPYVYSSPPPPYYSPSPKVDYKSPPPPYVYSSPPPPYYSPSPKVDYKSPPPPYVYSSPPPPYYSPSPKVDYKSPPPPYVYSSPPPPYYSPSPKVVYKSPPPPYVYTSPPPPYYSPAPKVDYKSPPPPYVYSSPPPPYYSPSPKVVYKSPPPPYVYNSPPPPYYSPSPKVDYKSPPPPYVYNSPPPPYYSPSPKVDYKSPPPPYVYSSPPPPYYSPSPKVVYKSPPPPYVYSSPPPPYYSPSPKVVYMSPPPPYVYSSPPPPYYSPSPKVVYKSPPPPYVYSSPPPPYYSPSPKVVYKSPPTPYVYSSPPPPYYSPAPKVHYKSPPPPYVYSSPPPPHYSPSPKVVYKSPPPPYVYSSPPPPYHSPSPKVVYKSPPPSYVYSSPPPPYYSPSPKVVYKSPPPPYVYSSPPPPYYSPAPKVDYKSPPPPYVYSSPPPPYYSPSPKVVYDSPPPPYVYSSPPPPYYSPSPKVDYKSPPPPYVYSSPPPSYYSPSPKVDYKSPPPPYVYSSPPPPYYSPAPKVNYKSPPPPYVYSSPPPSYYSPSPKVDYKSPPPPYVYSSPPPPYYSPSPKVVYKSPPPPYVYNSPPPPTYTPSPKTEY, encoded by the exons atgagatcttCTTCTAAGATGGGGCCTTCTGCCCATCTCATTTCCGCTCTAGGAGTTATCATCATGGCAACAATGGTTGTTGCTTATGAGCCATACACATAtagttctccaccaccaccgtattCTACACCATCTCCTAAG GTTGACTACAAATCTCCACCACCTGTATACAGTTCCCCACATCCACcgccatactactctccatctCCAAAGGTTGAgtacaagtctcctccaccaccgtatgtttacagctctccaccaccaccatactactctccatcccctaaggtagactacaaatctcctccaccaccgtatgtttacagctccccaccaccaccatattattctccatcccctaaggtagaatacaagtctcctccaccaccgtatgtttacagctccccaccaccaccatactattctccatcccctaaggtagactacaagtctcctcctccaccatatgtctacagctctccaccaccaccatactactctccatcccctaaggttgactacaagtctcctccaccaccgtatgtttacagttccccaccaccaccatactactctccatcgcctaaggtagactacaagtctcctcctccaccatatgtttacagttctccaccaccaccatactactctccatccccAAAGGTTGtatacaagtctcctcctccaccatatgtctacacctctccaccaccaccatactactcccCAGCACCTAAGGttgactacaagtctcctccaccaccttacgtttacagttccccaccaccaccatactactctccatccccAAAGGTTGtatacaagtctcctcctccaccatatgtctacaactctccaccaccaccgtactactctccatccccaaaggtagactacaagtctcctccaccaccatatgtcTACAACTCGCCACCACCcccatactactctccatcccctaaggtagactacaagtctcctccaccaccatatgtttacagttccccaccaccaccatactactctccatccccTAAAGTTGtatacaagtctcctccaccaccgtatgtttatagttccccaccaccaccgtacTACTCTCCATCCCCTAAGGTTGTATACatgtctcctcctccaccatatgtctacagctctccaccaccaccgtattACTCTCCATCCCCTAAAGTTGTTTACAAGTCTCCCCCTCCCCCATATGTCtacagttctccaccaccaccatattaTTCTCCATCCCCTAAGGTTGTATACAAGTCTCCACCTACCCCATATGTCTAcagctctccaccaccaccatactactctccagcccCAAAGGTAcactacaagtctcctccaccaccgtatgtttacagctccccaccaccaccacactACTCTCCATCCCCTAAG GTTGtatacaagtctcctccaccaccatatgtttacagttccccaccaccaccgtaccactctccatcccctaaggttgtatacaagtctcctcctccatcgTATGTCTACAGTTCGCCACCACCCCCATATTATTCTCCATCCCCTAAGGTTGtatacaagtctcctccaccaccatacgtctacagctctccaccaccaccatattaTTCTCCAGcccctaaggtagactacaagtctcctccaccaccgtatgtttacagctccccaccaccaccatattacTCTCCATCCCCTAAAGTTGTATATGATTCTCCTCCTCCCCCATATGTCTATagttcaccaccaccaccatactattctccatcccctaaggtagactacaagtctcctcccccaccgtatgtttacagttctccaccaccatcATACTACTCTCCATCGCCTAAagtagactacaagtctcctcccccaccgtatgtttacagttccccaccaccaccttaCTACTCTCCAGCACCTAAGGTTaactacaagtctcctccaccaccgtatgtttacagttctccaccaccatcATACTACTCTCCATCGCCTAAagtagactacaagtctcctccaccaccatatgtttacagttccccaccaccaccatactactctccatctCCTAAGGTTGtatacaagtctcctcctcccCCGTATGTCTACAATTCTCCACCCCCACCAACGTACACACCTTCTCCCAAAACTGAGTACTAA